The following proteins are encoded in a genomic region of Arthrobacter jiangjiafuii:
- a CDS encoding SHOCT domain-containing protein — translation MEFWDDFWSIIWWVFAATVFFAYLMALFAVISDLFRDRGMSGWGKAVWLIFLLFFPVLTVLVYLIARGKGMNERAQESAEASRESTEAYIRRVAGGSPSDEISKAKNLLDQGAITPDEFETIKRRVVPA, via the coding sequence ATGGAATTCTGGGACGACTTTTGGAGCATTATCTGGTGGGTATTTGCCGCCACGGTTTTCTTTGCCTACCTGATGGCATTGTTCGCGGTGATCAGCGACCTCTTCCGGGACCGCGGGATGAGCGGCTGGGGGAAGGCTGTCTGGCTGATCTTCCTGCTGTTCTTTCCCGTCCTTACCGTCCTCGTGTATCTCATTGCCCGCGGCAAGGGAATGAATGAGCGGGCGCAGGAAAGCGCCGAGGCGAGCAGGGAATCCACCGAGGCATACATTCGCCGGGTTGCCGGGGGAAGCCCCAGCGACGAAATTTCCAAGGCCAAGAATCTCCTGGACCAGGGAGCCATCACTCCGGACGAATTCGAAACGATCAAGCGCAGGGTGGTTCCCGCCTAA
- a CDS encoding TetR family transcriptional regulator, which produces MPKTVSCPSRPPAGLRERKKAQVQALLVDTAQRLFAEQGFAAVTVDQIVDAAGVSRSTFFRYFDTKDAALFHNSRLALDGMLDDFHARCTDGGPWDALRRALLQAAADFESRRTYFRMLHHLMSEDRGLRASSAEHADSMLAEVTAHYLSHTGDTDPLTARVQVAVTWAASAVAMDLWMGDDTAGLQALTARALEALDEGNRGRETGHC; this is translated from the coding sequence GTGCCCAAGACCGTGTCGTGCCCTAGCCGTCCGCCCGCGGGGCTGCGGGAACGCAAGAAGGCACAGGTTCAGGCGCTTCTGGTGGACACGGCCCAACGGCTATTCGCGGAACAGGGCTTTGCCGCAGTGACCGTGGATCAGATCGTGGACGCGGCCGGTGTTTCGCGCAGCACCTTCTTCCGCTACTTCGACACCAAGGATGCCGCCCTCTTCCACAACTCGCGGCTGGCGTTGGACGGGATGCTGGACGATTTCCACGCCCGCTGCACAGACGGCGGGCCCTGGGACGCACTGCGCCGGGCGCTGCTGCAGGCCGCGGCGGATTTCGAGTCCCGGCGGACATATTTCCGGATGCTGCACCACCTCATGTCCGAGGACCGCGGCCTGCGGGCCAGCTCCGCCGAACACGCCGATTCCATGCTGGCCGAAGTCACCGCCCACTATCTCTCGCACACGGGAGACACAGACCCGCTGACGGCACGGGTGCAGGTGGCGGTCACCTGGGCGGCCTCAGCCGTCGCCATGGATCTTTGGATGGGCGATGACACGGCCGGTCTGCAGGCGCTGACAGCCCGGGCCCTCGAAGCCCTCGATGAGGGGAACCGGGGCCGGGAAACCGGGCACTGCTGA
- the gltB gene encoding glutamate synthase large subunit produces the protein MTELFPPGGDSAVSPFTRFAAFPPDSGLYRAENEKDACGLAVIATLRGEPGHDIVDAALTALRNLEHRGAVGADEGTGDGAGLLTQVPDEFFRAVTGFELPAPGTYAVGTAFLPTEGREQDTARAGVEAIAESEGLTVLGWREVPIVADLVGAMSRACMPYFVQVFLAPADGDASDLDARAFRVRKRSQNKFGVYFPSLSSKTMVYKGMLTTAQLEPFYPDLSDPRFKTRLGIVHSRFSTNTFPSWPLAQPFRAIAHNGEINTVKGNRNWMRARQSQLKNPLLGETPEELYPICTPGASDSASFDEVAELLMLSGRPITHAIMMMIPEAWENHATMDPARRAFYQYHSMLMEPWDGPAAVSFTDGTQVGAVLDRNGLRPARYWVMEDGLVVLASEVGVVDIDPAKVVRKGRVSPGKMFLVDTEAGRLIEDAEIKAEMAAANPWADWVKENQVSLEELPEREHVLHTKASINRRQRTFGYTQEELRILLGPMARTGAEPLGAMGSDTPIAVLSQRPRLLFDYFVQSFAQVTNPPLDSIREELVTSMRASIGPVGNLLATGQVRNHQIALNFPVINNDQLAKISKLTNADGEKVSLKVRGLYRPQGGEAELRARIAEICEKVSGAVNRGVEYIVLSDRDSTAQWAPIPSLLLLSAVHHHLLKSANRTKISLLVEAGDVREVHHVAVLMGYGASAVNPYLAMESCEELVRNGDITGVSREEAVANLIKGLGKGVLKIMSKMGISTVASYCGAQTFEALGLGQELVDEFFHGTQSQLGGVGLDVIAAEAAARHASAYPDDEIEDPHRPLENGGEYQWRREGPPHLFNPETVFRLQHATRERRYDVFKAYTNGVDDQSKSLMTLRGLLEFNTAGRTPVPIDEVEPVSSIVKRFSTGAMSYGSISQEAHETLAIAMNRLGAKSNTGEGGEDVERLLDPERRSAIKQVASGRFGVTSLYLTNADDIQIKMAQGAKPGEGGQLMAQKVYPWVARTRHSTPGVGLISPPPHHDIYSIEDLAQLIYDLKRSNPSARVHVKLVSEAGIGTVAAGVTKAKADVVLVSGHDGGTGASPLNSLKHAGAPWELGLAETQQTLMLNGLRDRVVVQVDGQLKTGRDVVIAALLGGEEFGFATAPLVVSGCIMMRVCHLDTCPVGVATQNPELRARFSGKPEFVVNFFEFIAEEIREILAELGFRSLEEAIGHTELLDTKAAIEHWKADGLDLEPILRGPDVVEAGAPMRNMVPQNHDLDSHFDNKLIEMSADALSNRNPVRITLDVVNTDRSVGTMLGHTVTKTFGVDTLATDTIDVTLTGQAGQSLGAFLPAGITLRLLGDSNDYVGKGLSGGRITVRPDRANVFDAARNVIAGNVIGYGATSGEMFLRGQVGERFLVRNSGATAVVEGIGDHGCEYMTGGQALILGPTGRNFGAGMSGGTAYLLDLKPERMNKDALEKGELRLEPLDAEDADIVRGLLVQHVEETESALAAALLEDFDATARRMTKVLPRDYAAVLDARASAAEAGLDPDGAEAWTRILEVTGG, from the coding sequence ATGACTGAACTGTTTCCGCCCGGCGGAGATTCCGCCGTTTCGCCGTTCACCCGCTTTGCCGCGTTTCCGCCGGACTCCGGGCTGTACCGTGCCGAGAACGAAAAAGACGCCTGCGGCCTTGCCGTCATCGCCACACTGCGCGGAGAACCGGGCCACGACATTGTCGACGCTGCCCTGACCGCACTGCGCAACCTTGAACACCGCGGGGCCGTGGGCGCCGATGAAGGCACCGGCGACGGCGCCGGCCTGCTCACCCAGGTCCCCGACGAATTCTTCCGGGCCGTCACCGGCTTCGAACTGCCCGCCCCCGGCACATACGCCGTCGGCACCGCCTTCCTGCCCACCGAGGGCCGGGAACAGGACACCGCCCGCGCCGGCGTGGAGGCCATCGCCGAATCCGAGGGCCTGACCGTCCTGGGCTGGCGCGAGGTGCCGATCGTCGCCGACCTGGTCGGCGCCATGTCCCGGGCCTGCATGCCGTACTTCGTCCAGGTCTTCCTGGCACCGGCCGACGGCGACGCCTCCGACCTGGACGCCCGCGCCTTCCGCGTGCGGAAGCGCTCCCAGAACAAGTTCGGCGTGTACTTCCCCTCGCTGTCCTCCAAGACCATGGTCTACAAGGGCATGCTCACCACCGCGCAGCTGGAGCCGTTCTATCCGGACCTGTCCGACCCGCGGTTCAAGACCCGGCTGGGCATTGTGCACTCCCGCTTCTCCACCAACACCTTCCCGTCCTGGCCGCTGGCCCAGCCGTTCCGCGCCATCGCCCACAACGGCGAGATCAACACGGTCAAGGGCAACCGCAACTGGATGCGCGCACGGCAGTCCCAGCTGAAGAACCCGCTGCTGGGGGAGACCCCGGAAGAGCTGTACCCGATCTGCACCCCTGGCGCGTCCGACTCGGCATCCTTCGACGAGGTCGCCGAGCTGCTGATGCTCTCGGGCCGGCCGATCACCCACGCCATCATGATGATGATCCCCGAGGCCTGGGAAAACCACGCCACCATGGATCCGGCCCGCCGCGCCTTCTACCAGTACCACTCCATGCTGATGGAGCCGTGGGACGGACCCGCCGCGGTGTCCTTCACCGACGGCACCCAGGTCGGAGCGGTCCTGGACCGCAACGGCCTGCGCCCGGCCCGCTACTGGGTGATGGAAGACGGCCTGGTGGTGCTCGCCTCCGAGGTGGGCGTGGTGGACATCGACCCCGCGAAGGTGGTCCGCAAGGGCCGCGTCTCCCCGGGCAAGATGTTCCTGGTCGACACCGAGGCCGGCCGCCTCATCGAAGACGCCGAAATCAAGGCCGAAATGGCCGCCGCGAATCCGTGGGCGGACTGGGTGAAGGAAAACCAGGTCTCCCTGGAGGAACTGCCCGAGCGCGAACACGTGCTGCACACCAAGGCCTCCATCAACCGGCGCCAGCGGACCTTCGGCTACACGCAGGAGGAACTGCGCATCCTGCTCGGCCCGATGGCCCGCACCGGCGCCGAACCCCTGGGCGCCATGGGCTCGGACACCCCGATTGCCGTGCTGTCCCAGCGCCCGCGGCTGCTCTTTGACTACTTTGTGCAGTCCTTCGCGCAGGTCACCAACCCGCCGCTGGATTCCATCCGCGAGGAACTGGTCACCTCCATGCGCGCCTCCATCGGTCCGGTGGGGAACCTGCTGGCCACCGGCCAGGTGCGCAACCACCAGATCGCCCTGAACTTCCCGGTGATCAACAACGACCAGCTCGCCAAGATCAGCAAGCTGACCAACGCCGACGGCGAGAAGGTCTCGCTGAAGGTCCGCGGCCTGTACCGGCCGCAGGGCGGCGAGGCGGAACTGCGCGCCCGGATCGCGGAAATCTGCGAGAAGGTCTCCGGCGCCGTGAACCGCGGGGTCGAGTACATCGTGCTCTCGGACCGCGACTCCACTGCGCAGTGGGCGCCGATCCCGTCGCTGCTGCTGCTCTCCGCCGTGCACCACCACCTGCTCAAGAGCGCCAACCGCACCAAGATCTCGCTGCTGGTCGAAGCCGGCGACGTCCGCGAGGTGCACCACGTCGCCGTGCTGATGGGTTACGGCGCCTCCGCCGTGAACCCGTACCTGGCGATGGAGAGCTGCGAGGAACTGGTCCGCAACGGCGACATCACCGGCGTCAGCCGTGAAGAGGCCGTGGCCAACCTGATCAAGGGCCTGGGCAAGGGCGTCCTGAAGATCATGTCCAAGATGGGCATCTCCACCGTGGCCTCCTACTGCGGCGCCCAGACCTTCGAAGCCCTGGGCCTGGGCCAGGAGCTGGTGGACGAGTTCTTCCACGGCACCCAGTCCCAGCTCGGCGGCGTCGGCCTGGATGTCATTGCCGCCGAAGCCGCCGCCCGGCACGCCAGTGCCTACCCCGACGACGAAATCGAGGATCCGCACCGGCCGCTGGAAAACGGCGGCGAATACCAGTGGCGCCGCGAAGGCCCGCCGCACCTGTTCAACCCCGAAACCGTGTTCCGGCTGCAGCACGCCACCCGCGAACGCCGCTACGACGTGTTCAAGGCCTACACCAACGGCGTGGATGACCAGTCCAAGTCGCTGATGACCCTGCGCGGCCTGCTCGAATTCAACACCGCCGGCCGCACCCCGGTGCCGATCGACGAGGTGGAGCCGGTCTCCAGCATCGTCAAGCGCTTCTCCACCGGCGCGATGAGCTACGGCTCCATCTCGCAGGAGGCGCACGAGACCCTGGCCATCGCCATGAACCGGCTGGGCGCCAAGTCCAATACCGGCGAGGGCGGCGAGGATGTGGAGCGGCTGCTCGATCCCGAACGCCGTTCGGCGATCAAGCAGGTCGCCTCCGGGCGCTTCGGTGTCACCAGTCTGTACCTGACCAACGCCGACGACATCCAGATCAAGATGGCCCAGGGCGCCAAGCCCGGCGAGGGCGGCCAGCTGATGGCGCAGAAGGTTTACCCGTGGGTGGCCCGCACCCGGCACTCCACGCCCGGCGTCGGACTCATTTCCCCGCCGCCGCACCACGACATCTACTCCATCGAGGACCTCGCCCAGCTGATCTACGACCTGAAGCGCTCGAATCCCAGCGCCCGGGTCCACGTCAAGCTGGTCTCCGAGGCCGGAATCGGCACCGTGGCCGCCGGCGTGACCAAGGCCAAGGCCGACGTCGTGCTCGTTTCCGGGCACGACGGCGGCACCGGCGCCTCGCCGCTGAACTCGCTCAAGCACGCCGGCGCCCCGTGGGAACTCGGCCTGGCCGAAACCCAGCAGACACTGATGCTCAACGGCCTGCGCGACCGCGTGGTGGTGCAGGTGGACGGGCAGCTCAAGACCGGGCGCGACGTCGTGATCGCCGCGCTGCTTGGCGGCGAGGAGTTCGGTTTCGCCACCGCTCCGCTGGTGGTTTCGGGCTGCATCATGATGCGCGTCTGCCACCTGGACACCTGTCCGGTCGGCGTGGCGACGCAGAACCCCGAACTGCGGGCCCGGTTCTCCGGCAAGCCCGAGTTCGTGGTGAACTTCTTCGAGTTCATTGCCGAGGAGATCCGCGAAATCCTGGCCGAACTCGGGTTCCGGAGCCTGGAAGAGGCCATCGGCCACACCGAACTGCTGGACACCAAGGCGGCGATCGAGCATTGGAAGGCCGACGGCCTGGACCTGGAACCGATCCTGCGCGGGCCCGACGTCGTCGAGGCAGGCGCACCAATGCGCAACATGGTGCCGCAGAACCACGACCTGGACTCGCACTTCGATAACAAGCTGATCGAAATGAGCGCCGACGCGCTGTCCAACCGGAACCCGGTGCGCATCACCCTGGACGTGGTGAACACCGACCGCTCGGTGGGCACCATGCTGGGGCACACCGTGACCAAGACGTTCGGCGTCGACACCCTGGCCACCGACACCATCGACGTGACCCTCACCGGCCAGGCCGGACAGTCCCTCGGCGCGTTCCTGCCGGCCGGCATCACGCTGCGCCTGCTCGGGGACTCCAACGACTACGTGGGCAAGGGCCTGTCCGGCGGCCGGATCACGGTCCGCCCGGACCGCGCCAACGTGTTCGACGCCGCGCGGAACGTCATTGCCGGCAACGTGATCGGTTACGGCGCCACCAGCGGCGAGATGTTCCTGCGCGGCCAGGTGGGCGAACGCTTCCTGGTCCGCAACTCCGGGGCCACCGCCGTCGTCGAAGGCATCGGCGACCACGGCTGCGAGTACATGACCGGGGGACAGGCACTGATCCTGGGCCCCACCGGCCGCAACTTCGGCGCCGGCATGTCCGGCGGCACCGCCTACCTGCTGGACCTCAAGCCAGAGCGGATGAACAAGGACGCGCTGGAGAAGGGCGAACTGCGCCTGGAACCGCTGGACGCCGAGGACGCCGACATTGTCCGCGGCCTGCTGGTGCAGCACGTCGAAGAGACCGAATCCGCGCTGGCCGCCGCCCTGCTGGAGGATTTCGACGCAACTGCCCGCCGCATGACCAAAGTGCTGCCGCGTGACTACGCAGCGGTGCTGGATGCCCGCGCTTCCGCCGCCGAAGCGGGTCTTGACCCCGACGGCGCCGAAGCCTGGACCCGAATCTTGGAGGTAACCGGTGGCTGA
- a CDS encoding helix-turn-helix transcriptional regulator — MCVSPAGLLHPPPLMGRELSRPRLVPATGTGTTEVWSAAGTGKTTLLAMWASELASAGETTAWISLPAVGGPAPLLAALTRILPGPDGRRLTVLIDDIHCLDTAADGGRWLAALIASRPWNVRFVLAGRHPPQLPYNDGARSRPAPPAADSPSGGATLTYGTQELAFTTAETAAFLGARGIHLIQQDLDIVQALTGGWAAALTLLPGMYLGYDSHRPTPANRDRDYGSPPGSLFELLTPKEQEILHELPQYQTVQSIAARQQLSPNTVKTHIRSLYQKLGVTSRAAAVSKAIDNGLL; from the coding sequence ATGTGCGTCTCCCCCGCCGGCCTGCTTCATCCGCCGCCACTCATGGGCCGCGAACTATCCCGGCCACGGCTGGTACCTGCCACCGGCACCGGAACCACCGAGGTATGGTCCGCTGCAGGCACGGGCAAAACAACGCTCCTGGCCATGTGGGCATCCGAGCTGGCGTCCGCTGGCGAAACCACTGCTTGGATCAGCCTTCCCGCGGTCGGCGGACCCGCCCCCTTGCTCGCCGCACTAACCCGGATCCTGCCGGGTCCTGACGGCCGGCGGCTGACGGTACTCATCGACGACATCCACTGCCTGGACACCGCCGCAGACGGCGGCCGGTGGCTGGCCGCCCTGATTGCTTCCCGGCCGTGGAATGTCCGTTTTGTCCTCGCCGGACGCCATCCGCCCCAACTCCCCTACAACGACGGCGCCCGGTCCCGGCCCGCTCCCCCGGCAGCGGATTCACCGTCCGGCGGCGCGACGCTCACGTACGGCACGCAGGAACTGGCCTTCACGACGGCGGAAACAGCCGCTTTTCTGGGCGCCCGCGGCATTCATCTCATCCAGCAGGACCTGGACATCGTCCAGGCTCTCACCGGAGGCTGGGCTGCTGCCCTCACGCTGCTGCCGGGGATGTATCTGGGGTACGATTCCCACCGGCCAACCCCTGCCAACCGGGACCGGGACTACGGTTCGCCACCCGGCAGCCTGTTCGAGCTGCTCACGCCCAAAGAGCAGGAAATCCTGCATGAGCTGCCGCAGTACCAAACCGTGCAGAGCATCGCCGCGAGGCAACAGCTCAGCCCCAATACCGTGAAGACCCATATCAGGTCGCTCTACCAGAAACTCGGCGTTACCAGCCGAGCTGCGGCTGTCTCCAAGGCCATCGATAATGGCCTTTTGTAG
- the pyk gene encoding pyruvate kinase, translating into MRRAKIVATFGPAINSYENTLAVLRAGVDVARMNMSHGDHDVHKSVYDNVRRASEELGKPVGIFADLQGPKIRLGRFMDGPHFLNKGDVFTITIEDVPGTKDIVSTTHTGLPNDVNVGDTLLIDDGKVAVRCTAVDDVKVVTEVTVPGAVSNNKGLNLPGVAVSVPAMSDKDEADLRWAIRTGVDMVALSFVRNAVDVRRVHEIMDEEGRRVPVIAKIEKPQAVAAIEEIIDAFDAIMVARGDLGVELPLEDVPLVQKNAIELARRWAKPVIVATQVLESMIESPRPTRAEASDCANAVLDGADAVMLSGETSVGKYPIETVTTMARIIESTEEHGLNRVPALGSKPRTRGGAITRAAVEIADQLDAKFVCTFTQSGDSARRLSRLRPKKPVLAFTPVEQTYRYMSLFWGIQPMLVEFAENTDQMTAQVDRTLFENDLVELDDLVVIAAGSPPGQAGSTNSIKVHKVGDIADAGQRLEGQMRVKEKVGPWPIKSANKGKAKPI; encoded by the coding sequence ATGAGACGCGCAAAAATTGTGGCCACTTTTGGCCCCGCAATCAACAGCTATGAAAACACCCTCGCGGTTCTGCGCGCAGGCGTGGACGTGGCCCGCATGAACATGAGCCACGGCGATCACGATGTGCACAAGTCGGTCTACGACAACGTGCGCCGTGCTTCCGAGGAACTTGGCAAGCCCGTCGGCATCTTCGCCGACCTGCAGGGCCCCAAGATCCGCCTGGGCCGTTTCATGGACGGTCCGCATTTCCTGAACAAGGGTGACGTCTTCACGATCACCATTGAGGACGTGCCCGGCACCAAGGACATTGTCTCCACCACGCACACCGGCCTGCCGAACGACGTCAACGTGGGGGACACCCTGCTCATTGACGACGGAAAGGTTGCCGTTCGCTGCACCGCCGTGGACGACGTCAAGGTTGTCACGGAAGTAACGGTTCCCGGCGCCGTGTCCAACAACAAGGGCCTGAACCTCCCGGGCGTTGCCGTGAGCGTTCCCGCCATGAGCGACAAAGACGAGGCCGACCTCCGCTGGGCGATCCGCACCGGCGTGGACATGGTTGCCCTGTCCTTCGTCCGCAATGCCGTCGACGTCCGCCGCGTCCACGAGATCATGGACGAGGAAGGCCGCCGCGTGCCGGTCATCGCCAAGATCGAGAAGCCGCAGGCCGTTGCAGCCATCGAGGAAATCATCGACGCGTTTGACGCGATCATGGTTGCCCGCGGCGATCTCGGCGTCGAACTGCCGCTGGAAGACGTCCCCCTGGTCCAGAAGAACGCCATTGAGCTGGCCCGCCGCTGGGCGAAGCCGGTCATCGTGGCCACCCAGGTCCTGGAATCCATGATCGAAAGCCCGCGCCCCACCCGCGCCGAGGCTTCCGACTGCGCCAACGCCGTCCTTGATGGTGCCGACGCCGTGATGCTCTCGGGCGAAACCTCAGTGGGTAAGTACCCGATCGAAACCGTGACCACCATGGCCCGGATCATCGAGTCCACCGAAGAGCACGGCCTGAACCGCGTGCCGGCCCTGGGCTCCAAGCCGCGCACCCGCGGCGGCGCCATTACCCGTGCAGCCGTGGAAATTGCCGACCAGCTGGATGCGAAGTTCGTCTGTACCTTCACCCAGTCCGGCGACTCCGCCCGCCGGCTTTCCCGCCTGCGCCCGAAGAAGCCGGTCCTGGCCTTCACCCCGGTGGAGCAGACCTACCGCTACATGAGCCTCTTCTGGGGAATCCAGCCGATGCTGGTCGAGTTCGCGGAGAACACCGACCAGATGACCGCCCAGGTGGACCGCACCCTGTTCGAGAACGACCTCGTGGAGCTGGACGACCTGGTGGTCATCGCCGCCGGTTCGCCTCCCGGACAGGCCGGATCCACCAACTCCATCAAGGTCCACAAGGTGGGGGATATCGCCGACGCCGGCCAGCGCCTTGAGGGGCAGATGCGGGTCAAGGAGAAGGTTGGCCCGTGGCCGATCAAGAGCGCCAACAAGGGCAAGGCCAAACCCATCTAA
- a CDS encoding NADH:flavin oxidoreductase: protein MPVDITLGTRPPVPSPLSPASIGPVQLRNRIIKAATSEGRSPDGLVTQDLIDFHVGFARGGVGMTTVAYCAVGQEGRSAPGQIIMSAEAVPGLLRLTDAVHAEGAAISAQLGHAGVVASRAVTGVAALSPSTFVNPTSFQLCKEISRSQMRDVVDQFRDAAIIAADAGFDAVELHFGHLYLPSSFMSPWMNKRRDEYGGSIENRTRFAREIAGAVKNAVGDRVAVMAKMSMDDGIKGSIWLDESLQSAQLLDSDNVLDAIELTMGSSVKKQMFLFRGDVPVDGMAAVMKEPFKTGVKVLGKKILGEYPYYDLYMLEAARQFRPVVRNAKLILLGGINNMAHLETAMAEGFEFAAMGRALLREPDLINRLAEDSTKPGLCIHCNKCMFTVYGQTHCVLAEAV, encoded by the coding sequence ATGCCTGTTGATATCACTCTTGGTACCCGTCCGCCCGTTCCCTCGCCGCTGTCGCCGGCAAGCATCGGACCCGTCCAGCTGCGCAACCGCATCATCAAGGCAGCAACGTCCGAAGGCCGGTCGCCCGACGGGCTTGTTACCCAGGACCTGATCGATTTCCATGTTGGCTTTGCCCGGGGCGGGGTGGGTATGACCACCGTCGCGTACTGCGCCGTCGGCCAGGAAGGCCGAAGCGCGCCGGGGCAGATCATCATGTCCGCCGAGGCCGTTCCGGGACTGCTGCGCCTCACGGATGCGGTGCATGCTGAGGGTGCAGCCATTTCGGCCCAGCTGGGCCACGCCGGCGTCGTAGCCAGCCGTGCCGTCACCGGCGTCGCCGCACTCTCGCCGAGTACCTTCGTCAACCCCACCTCGTTCCAGCTCTGCAAGGAGATCAGCCGGAGTCAGATGCGCGACGTCGTCGACCAGTTCCGTGACGCAGCGATCATCGCCGCCGACGCCGGGTTCGATGCCGTCGAGCTCCACTTCGGGCATCTGTACCTGCCCAGCTCATTCATGAGCCCTTGGATGAACAAGCGCAGGGACGAGTATGGAGGCAGTATTGAGAACCGCACCCGGTTTGCCCGGGAGATCGCCGGGGCGGTGAAGAATGCTGTCGGGGACAGGGTCGCCGTGATGGCGAAGATGAGCATGGATGACGGCATCAAGGGCAGTATCTGGCTCGACGAATCGCTGCAGTCGGCGCAGTTGCTGGACTCGGACAACGTGCTGGACGCCATAGAGCTGACCATGGGTTCTTCCGTGAAGAAGCAGATGTTCCTCTTCCGCGGTGACGTTCCGGTGGACGGAATGGCAGCGGTCATGAAGGAACCATTCAAGACCGGAGTGAAGGTCCTCGGCAAAAAGATCCTGGGGGAGTACCCGTACTACGACCTGTACATGCTTGAGGCCGCCCGGCAATTCCGGCCTGTCGTGCGCAATGCCAAGTTGATCCTGCTGGGCGGGATCAACAACATGGCCCATTTGGAGACCGCCATGGCAGAGGGATTCGAGTTCGCCGCCATGGGCCGGGCGCTGCTGCGCGAGCCGGACCTGATCAACCGGCTGGCTGAAGACTCGACCAAGCCCGGGCTCTGTATCCACTGCAACAAGTGCATGTTCACCGTCTACGGCCAGACCCACTGTGTGCTGGCAGAAGCCGTGTGA
- a CDS encoding glutamate synthase subunit beta → MADPRGFLKVRERQTQPRRPVPVRIMDWKEVYEAQEKGVLKEQAGRCMDCGIPFCHQGCPLGNLIPEWNDLMYRHKGREAIERLHATNNFPEFTGRLCPAPCEASCVLGINQPAVTIKQVEVSIIDQAFDENWVTPHAPERLTDKTIAVVGSGPAGLAVAQQLTRAGHTVAVYERDDKIGGLLRYGIPDFKMEKLQVDRRLDQMRAEGTRFRTGVEVGRDISWEQLRRRYDAVVVATGSTVPRDLPIPGRELDGVHFAMEYLVQANRVVAGEQVKRQINAEGKHVIILGGGDTGADCLGTAHRQQAASVTTLAIGKQPPAERAAHQPWPMYPTLFETASAHEEGGERTYLASTVEFVGENGKLTGVKIAETEFVDGRRVPKAGTERVLPADLVFLALGFTGPEPAGLAEQVQAEFDERTNVVRDGYYMTKTPGVFAAGDAGRGQSLIVWAIAEGRACAAAVDQWLMGSTRLPAPVAPSDRAITPL, encoded by the coding sequence GTGGCTGACCCACGCGGATTCTTGAAAGTACGCGAACGCCAGACCCAGCCGCGCCGGCCCGTACCCGTGCGCATCATGGACTGGAAAGAGGTCTACGAGGCCCAGGAAAAGGGTGTCCTGAAGGAACAGGCCGGACGCTGCATGGACTGCGGCATTCCGTTCTGCCACCAGGGCTGCCCGCTGGGGAACCTGATTCCGGAATGGAATGACCTGATGTACCGGCACAAGGGCCGCGAGGCCATTGAACGGCTGCACGCCACCAACAACTTCCCGGAGTTCACCGGACGGCTGTGCCCGGCTCCCTGCGAAGCCTCCTGCGTGCTGGGCATCAACCAGCCCGCGGTGACCATCAAGCAGGTTGAGGTTTCGATCATCGACCAGGCCTTCGACGAGAACTGGGTGACCCCGCACGCCCCCGAGCGGCTCACGGACAAGACGATCGCCGTCGTCGGCTCCGGACCGGCCGGCCTGGCCGTCGCCCAGCAGCTCACCCGCGCCGGACACACCGTGGCGGTCTATGAGCGTGACGACAAGATCGGCGGGCTGCTCCGCTACGGCATCCCCGACTTCAAGATGGAAAAGCTGCAGGTGGACCGCCGGCTGGACCAGATGCGCGCCGAGGGCACCCGGTTCCGCACCGGTGTCGAAGTGGGCCGGGACATCAGCTGGGAGCAGCTGCGGCGCCGGTATGACGCCGTCGTCGTCGCCACCGGCTCCACCGTTCCGCGCGACCTGCCGATCCCCGGCCGCGAGCTGGATGGCGTGCATTTCGCCATGGAATACCTGGTGCAGGCCAACCGCGTCGTGGCCGGCGAGCAGGTCAAGCGGCAGATCAACGCCGAGGGCAAGCACGTGATCATCCTCGGCGGCGGCGACACCGGCGCCGACTGCCTGGGCACCGCCCACCGCCAGCAGGCCGCGTCGGTGACCACGCTGGCGATCGGCAAGCAGCCGCCGGCCGAGCGCGCCGCGCACCAGCCGTGGCCGATGTACCCGACGCTGTTCGAAACCGCCAGCGCACACGAGGAAGGCGGGGAGCGGACCTACCTCGCGTCCACCGTGGAGTTCGTGGGGGAGAACGGGAAGCTGACCGGGGTGAAGATCGCCGAGACCGAGTTCGTGGACGGCCGGCGCGTGCCCAAGGCAGGCACCGAACGCGTGCTGCCGGCGGACCTGGTCTTCCTGGCCCTGGGCTTCACCGGCCCGGAACCGGCCGGGCTGGCCGAGCAGGTACAGGCCGAGTTCGACGAGCGCACCAACGTGGTCCGTGACGGCTACTACATGACAAAAACCCCCGGTGTCTTTGCCGCCGGGGATGCCGGCCGCGGGCAGTCCCTGATCGTGTGGGCGATCGCCGAGGGGCGGGCCTGCGCGGCGGCCGTGGACCAGTGGCTGATGGGCTCCACCCGCCTGCCCGCTCCGGTGGCGCCGAGCGACCGGGCGATTACGCCGCTGTAG